Proteins from a genomic interval of Zingiber officinale cultivar Zhangliang chromosome 2A, Zo_v1.1, whole genome shotgun sequence:
- the LOC122039573 gene encoding RING-H2 finger protein ATL1-like produces MAASPLMAEAKPPSAPRSSSSSPPPILAVAILGILTTAILLLSYYLFVTKCRTGRRLRSPLANQARGLHPSLIRSIPVVNFTVASNDIELRSQCAVCLNEFQNMERLKLLPGCFHTFHIDCIETWLQFNANCPLCRSDVTASAAAVPAQFILVVEQSRSSGPIDVSAEITGQTSTTLTRKF; encoded by the coding sequence ATGGCCGCATCTCCGCTAATGGCAGAAGCAAAACCACCATCAGCCCCacgttcttcttcctcttctcctcctcccatCTTGGCTGTCGCCATTCTCGGCATCCTGACCACCGCCATCCTCCTCCTCTCGTACTACCTCTTTGTCACCAAGTGCCGCACCGGCCGCCGCCTACGTTCTCCCCTCGCCAACCAGGCTCGCGGCCTCCACCCCTCTCTCATCCGCTCCATTCCCGTCGTCAACTTCACCGTAGCATCCAACGACATCGAGCTGAGGAGCCAGTGCGCTGTCTGTTTGAACGAGTTCCAAAACATGGAGCGGCTCAAGCTGCTCCCTGGTTGCTTCCACACCTTCCACATCGACTGCATCGAAACCTGGCTCCAGTTCAACGCCAATTGTCCACTGTGCCGCTCCGACGTCACTGCCTCCGCCGCTGCCGTTCCAGCCCAATTCATTTTAGTCGTTGAACAGAGTCGAAGCTCAGGGCCAATAGATGTAAGCGCAGAAATCACCGGCCAAACCTCGACAACGTTAACCAGGAAATTTTAG